The Astyanax mexicanus isolate ESR-SI-001 chromosome 8, AstMex3_surface, whole genome shotgun sequence sequence GTTCTAGAAATCTGTTCCAGAATTGTTTAACTGTGATAGTCTTAAAAAGTATTATCTGAGTATTGTGATTTCTTGCTCTTGGGTTCCCCCTACAGTCAAGAACTGCAGTTCGTGCTTTGAGCTGCCTATAATAAAGGACCTGaattttctggacaagctgagagatactggACCTTCACTAAACATTTTTGAGAGAACTATGCAGAAATATTTAGAAATCAGTGGACtaactttttaaatatcacaCAAATTTAAGTACATCCAAATTGCTGTAGACACTGTCAACATTATCGGTTATCTAGATGTACTAAAGTCTTGAACATGTACAGGAATtcgcacacacacttactgtaccccATACTTACTTTGTTGTGGATCCAGTTCCACGGTGGGTGTCTGGAACACGACCTCAGCGCTTGGCACCCCTGTGTAATAGACCACTGTACCGCTGATGTAGGCATCCACCACGCGCCGCTGGCTGCTGCGGTTGGTGAACACCAGCTCCAGCTGAAAATCATCCCCCAGCTGCACCTCCTGAGCAGAAATCTCCACATCCACATCTGCCTCGGGAACAGAGGCCTTCTCCCGCTGGCAGCCAAACTCCTCGGCCTTCTCCAGCACCCTGCGCTCTTCTGGGGTCCCTGCAGATCCAGAGGCAGGGGTGTTATTGTACAGTATTGCATTATTGTATTTGGGAATTTTACAGGTTACAGAAAAAATGTTGGGACACGCCTTTTATGCATTGAATGCAGGTTTCATTCAGTCTCATTGCCACATATGTATAATAAAATCAAACATCTAGCTATATAGTCTGCCATGAAAATATTAGTAACAGAATGGGTAGTTCTATAGAGCTCTTTAAAggtccactttttcttgttctttgtgaaatactataggtctctctgagtggTATATGCATGCcgcatataaaacattttctcagcctcccttgtctgcaatagctggtaaaagaaaagcctcagaaaaacaagtcgatcagaaAGGTGTTAGGTGTCTATGTCAGCCAGTGAGTGCATGGCCTCATCCACCTCGCCCACAGACAGCGCTGAACccgagctgcagcagagccgacaccgTCAGCTAGCTAAGGGGgggcttacagctctgtttacagcagctagttagcgttagctatcttgtgtaagtaactataagtTTAAACCGGATCTCCAATTGATTTCACGTTTTACAAAGaccttaaacattttaaaaatgcatgaaaaaatagatgaatgagacctttaaacccCAGTGTGACATTGTAATATTGTGCATGCTACATCAAGTCACTTGCTGAAAAGTGAAATAATTTAAGAACTACATCAGCTCAGCCACAAAGTGACCAATCACCTAGAATTCCAGAGCATGTAACGTGCATTCagcttttttttatgtagttccacctattgctgacacaaattggcaaaggcacacacacacagctagtgCAAtcactgtagagaagtattgcctaTAGAAAAGGACTCTCTAAAGCAGATAAACTTAAAACCTAAACACTGGCATGCACTATTGTTGTAGTTCCCCTACCTTCTGGGAACTTGTACTGGTCAGTGATATCTTTACGTCCATCGTGCAGCACTGCTTTGGTCAGCACCATGCGGCCCACGTGGCTGGTGTTCACCTTCACTGGTTGCAGTGTTCCCTCTTTACTTCTGCGGTAGAACACCACATCACTGTTCACCTGCAGAGAACAAACAGCTTTAAACATCATATACATCATTTATTAGAATTGTTTTCCAAGTTTCTCTCAATTTATGTAGGCCAGtgatcccacccattcagctgtatatTCTCCATCACAGGTgataccacaacacaaggagaagatcagcacatgcctcccccaacacatgtgaagccagccatgGCCTCCCCCAAGATTCTGCTATGTGAGCAGGCAGTGCACttagaggaaaacgcagcgactcagcTCTGACACACCAGCCCAAAGACTCCTTGTACTGACTGACATCGcactagaagtgatgaggggaaaaagcgccatctatctacccagagagagcaagaataattgtcctctctcagggctccggcagctgatggcaagctacatgaccgggatgcgaaccagcaatctcctgatcatagcggtAGTGTTTAGACCGCTGGAGAAATTGTAATTCAGTTTATTATCTCTTTAATAAAATGCAGGGAACATTTTAATTACAAAGCATCCACCAAATAGTCCCTTTGTCATTAACAATACATAATTAGGAAGACTATTAAGATGAGAAAACATACCTCAGCAAAAACAAATGGGGCATCATAAGGGTAGCAGACCTGGCCGTGTTTGATGGCTGCCACAGATGCAGGTCCACACCTATACATACCTGCCACACAGGGACCAAGTCATCAATAAGAGTTATGGCTAAAATGACTACAAATACACTGTTATAtataaaaagatatttaaaatgaaaagaggaggtttatgtgttttgtgtgtgttttcaccaTCACTGGTCTCCTGGGGAGTAGCATCCACAACCTGCCAGCCTCCAAAGCCCTCAGGCAGGTCCGGCCTGGACATGTAGCACTCAGTCCAGCAGTGGTAATTCCTGCAGGGCATCAGCAGTGCAGGACAAGGTCATGTGAAGTCAAAACAAACCTTAGTTCAAATAAAAAGCTGTTGATATATATCATATACTGTATCACACAGTTTTTCACTAAGCGGGTTATTTAACTTAGTGTCTCAAAAAGCAAAGTATGGTCAGATTCAGTTTAGTAATTACCAGAGGTGGGTAACTAACTACATGGATCAGTTACATCTAGTTAAATACAATAGTACAATGTCATTTTCCTCTGTATGATACAAGATTTGTTTTACTTCTATTCAAGCACCTTTATCAggatattattctttttattttttattcagttttccaTAAATATTTAGACACCTAAATCTATTTTGTGTTCAAGTGATGTATGTCAGTAAGCTTCTAATTaatcttctctgtgctggcaccaaggtggtggaatgaacttccactggatgtcagaacagcagagtcactcacggtcttcaaacgtcgactgaagacacatcttttcaaagagttcctaaactaataataaaaataaataaataaataaataaaaaaaggttcctagggttcttaacatgattaagctctatgtatctcttgatcctagtctacaaactagctttggatatcttaagtaactttgaagcactgttgtaagtcgctctggataagggcgtctgctaaataccgtaaatgtaaatgtaattgtaattaaggAAAATACTTAAAACACAAAATTAGATACTATAGAGCTTTACAGAGGTGCTGTTTTTATACCATGCTAAAACATCCAGCTCTAGACCAGAAGATGATTTTTGTAAATGGTATAAACTGGTCTTTAATGGTAGCAAAGTTATAATAGTTTtgattttttcattatagtttcattttatttcattttccaacTTTCTCCTCTAatttagttagttttaattagtttttatagtgggtttgctagtttttatgtttatattctattagtgcttagttttagatttaaattctagtattagttttatttttttattttattttttagatgcaGGATTACCTAAAGgtgttatgtaataaaaaaatcaacaaaagaaactgaaaaaaatattaatttacggTGAAATAACCAACTGTCCAAAAAAACTGTAAGAGTCCACAAGCTAGCAGCttgcaaaatatatgtaatactgcAGCTTAAAATAGCCAATTGACTAGAacacacatgaacatgaaacACACATTACATCAGAGAGCTCtgatctgagaaacacataaataaactcagaaactcaataaactctacaggttttactcattttaaataaagtattaGATAGACACCCAGCACTAGATACAGATAAATTGATCTAGACACAGATAAATTACCACATCAGTGCAGAAGTAACTATACTGTCGCGCATTGCCACTCTTGTAAAACTGCTTAAGTGgaaacagtgcttataaataaacacaaaaagtaaGAGTGTTCTACCtataatttcagtttgttttagtttcttTTTATAAACACTTAATTCAGTTCCAGTTTGTtaccttttatttcatttaattctaTTTGTTTCagttaaccaaacatttttttttcactttcagttttcgttatatCGTTTGTTTTTGTTAATGATTATAACCTTGGATGCTAGTAGTGGCTCAGCTGGACCCCCAAGCGAAATGATGAAGGACTTACTTGAATTATTTTAGTATTGGAGTATACGTTTATTATAGTCTGCTAAACATTCAGTGCCATtgtgtatttactattattattatttttttaaataaccagtTTATGTAGTATTTCATCTGAATATATAATGGCTTTTTGTCTTAGCAACAAGACTGACCAGATGGAGTCCCTGGTGCGGCCCCTGTCCACTTTGCCGTTGTCGTCCAATATGATGTCCATCTTCAGGTTTCCATCGTTGTCGTGAGCAGAGAAATAGTTGGTCACAACTCTGCTAGGGATGCCCAGGCAGCGCAAAACTATGATATATAGAGAGAATCATATGGTTTTAACACTCAAGCAATTTGAGGGATGTTCTTAAATGAGACATTATTGATAATATCTGACAGTAGTACATCAAATACTAGCAAGCTTAAAGgggaactccagtgtaaaattgacttttggtgtagtaaaagataataaaaagtacttacctttgatgaatagcacacctctgttctcccacagcgttccgagatccagaaattttaacagtttgtccaaactcccttcagactgggtgacatggagcatttatatatgtatatatatatatatatatatatatatatatatatatatatatatacatagactgcACATAGCATAGCAGTTGGCACCAGGAGGCAGACTGTGTggaatctatatatatatgtctatgttatttttcagttcagtaatggcggcgcacggagctgaagctagcgttataggatgtaaacagttttttttataaggttcttgtgcactttttaagttattaatgcctcgttttaaatgtcagggctctccagattctagcaagaaggtgtggagttactttaagctggataacagtggaaaaagcggtttatctagaccaggggtgtccaaactacggcccacgggccatttgcggcccgtttccttttttggagcggcccgcgaggtattttagaaatagaatgaaagttggcccgctgttaagcaggtttttaaaatgcgagattcaaagtttgtatgctaggtgtcagaaacgggggaaagagtctaaaagcggagagagtgcgcatttctagcgcataaaaacggggcaaaagagtctaaaagcagagagggtgcgcatttctagcgcaaaaaacgggccaaagagtctaaaagcggagagagtgcgcatttctagcgcagaaaattgggccaaagagtctaaaagttgccgtaattaaggagttttatattaaaagacatcatgaaattaaacatcaatttgaaaaatcttagtttacacaacactgtcacagataaagacagttagtcaaatggtgtgtaaatgaaataaacaggaaaaagtattatttaaagtggtatatttcattatttgttttattacagagtgtgacccgtgacttcaaatatatttctccttctggcccccaacaaaaaaagtttggacacccctgatctagacaaATTATGCTCGTGTCAccaagtctgaagggtgtttggacaaactgttaaattttctggatctcggaacgctgtgggagaacagaggtgtgctattcatcaaaggtaagtactttttatcatgttttactacaccaaaagtccattttataaggtagttctcctttaatgtattTATCATACACTTTAACTGAAAGAAGTAAGTGAGCTGGTGTTTCTGTGTAAGAGCAGTGTGTGGTCAGCAGAGGTCAGTATAAGCATGATTTTAGTCTCTTACAGGTGTTGAAGACGGCTGCATAGACCCAGCACTGTGCATAGCACACAGGCATTCCTCCACTGGCAGAGTAATTCAGGAGGATCTCTGCACTGCCGGTCCAGGAGGTGGGAGCCACACCATACATATAATCACCACTCCAGTTCCCCACCAACACCCCATCATCATCACGCGAGTTCACCTGTTACATTACAGAAGGTACAAGTGCTTACAGAAATCACAAAGAAACtttaaggttttattttttaattcaacaGAAGTATGCCAAACCAACattaatttttctatttctataagCATTGAAACAACACAGTTGATTCCTCATTGATTTAAACATTatggtatatgtatatatggttTGTAGTCTATTAGgcttatattaaatatgtttgtaTTCTAGCTTTATCTGTGTTGTTGCAGtgtatatatagttatttaattGAATGTCATAATTTTAACATTATTCaagttaaataaaggttgttttaatgTTATCTTAATATCAACAACATTAGAAGATGTGATGCAATGAAAAATTAACCTTTATTCAATGTCCTTTACTATCAGGACAGAAACAATAAAAGTCTGTAGAATCAGGTCTGATATTACAAGAATATGAAAAATAGATACTCTAAAATAAAGACTAAGTCCAAAAATGCATTACTATtgtgattttacttttttatttcagacaaaatataataaatgtgtaaACCAAGGAAAATCCAAGGCTAAACATTGCAGGCATGCCAAATCTACACTAGTcagaatttttaatttttaaatcttgttaaataaaattatgttttcatATGGGTATGCTTATCAGGCACTTTCATTTAAATCTTTAAGGCTTTATTTCacataatcaaaaaaaaaaatgcacagtgAGTTGCTTTCTATACATTTTGCTTCTTTTGCTATGCTCTTTATTCCAGCAGCTTTCTGAAGCTTCTGAGACTTTTGGTGTTGATAGTCATGATATCTCACCATAGCAGAGGCTTTCCTGCTGATCTTGATAGGATCTCCTCGGTTGGTGAGGGGCATGTCAGCTTTATCCATTATGAACAGACAGGCATCCAGAATGCCAAACTCAAACTGAAAAACATAGCAAAACCACAGGACCTCAGTTACTGACATTTATACGGCTTTATCTGCAGACGTTCTCAATAAAACTAAATACTTTAGTTCTGACTCACAGATTAATTAGCAAGAAAAGCAACATTACAGACAAATTCCATTCCAACTCAGCATGTGCTTCTAATGTTTCATAAATGGTTTAATCTGTGTAAAGCCCAAATTAATTGGGTTCTTTAGGTCTTTTGGTTCAATTAGAAATCAGTTTTACTAATGAACCCTTAAACCTATTTTTATGGGAGTAGGAGTGGatttttttgcaataaaacaGCTAGCACATGCAAAACatattatctatatatattatctatatataaGCTTAAGTCCAACTTGATAGTACAACTTTGGTATAATATACAAAGTACAGTACAATGTGGACCTTCCATAATATTCTTTAtgatcaatataaaaaaaaattcttccaTACCTGTCCATAGTTCCAGGCACGCTCAGAAATGTCATCATATGCACCATGATAGATGATGCCCAACTCATTCAGCACATACTCATCCCTCTGCTCCTCATCATCGAGGAACACACTGTCAGCTATAGAGCAAAATCACAGGGGGAAAGTGAGTCAAATGCAAAAAATATCTTTTTAGATTTTGTGTTTAAGTGATGTATCTGAGCTCTGCccacaaatgtattattttataacaatacatacataatacattCCACAAAACCTTGGACTGACTGTGCCATCTTTATCAATCCACTAGAGGTCACTGCATTCAGTAGTATGCATTTTCAGTTCTCGTATCTAAACAACTGCACACATGTGGATTGTttttggtggatttttttttcaaaggtaAACATATTGTTTTGAGCATATTATAGTTGCTGAAGTTTtgattcaaataattatgttattttttggTAAGACCATTAAAGGGTTGAAAAATCATTCTGAACTCAGAATGTGATTGAATGAATCTAAagggattttatatatatataactgcgaCAAAAGAACATGTGTTTTATGTACAGTCATGTTAACCAAGTAGAAAATGTCATGAAAATGGCCCTATAACCTCTGTCTAACAAATTTAAACATATGGACATTTAATCATACAtgtctttcaataaaaaaaaaaaaatatatatatatatatatatatatatatatatatatatatatatatatatatatatatatatcatctgaAACATTCTAAATAGAAATATCATTTCCTTGTGAGGAAAAATTTGGACAACCTTTGATCTAAAATAAATAACTGGAAACCCCACTAGGCTTTCATCGACACTAACTGACTAAGAGAAATATTTTCCcattcctccatgcagaattctttcagctgtttaATGTTTCAGCTTCAGTTTTTGGACAGATGGTCTCTCAATTTTTACAGCATTTTCCTGTTTCTATTCTACATGTATACAACACTGTTATGTAAAGAACATAGCAGCATGTGTGGAATGTTGTGGAAATGCAGCTCCACACCTGGGGACCAGGGGTTGCAGATGATATAATGGTCCAAGGCTGGGTCCCTCTTTGTCCTGCGAATGCCATACGGAGTGACCACAGCAACATACAGCCCATACTTTCCCACAATGCAGTCAGGAGCTGTTGTGATGCCCATGGTGACAACATTGTCGGAGGTTTCGATCACTTGACCACGCCATATGCTCTGCCGCTCCTCAGTGGGGAAGACGGGAATGTAGGTTCCTTTACTGTACTGGGGGCTGGCACCTAGTGGACAGGAAGTTACAGAATGTTACAGTTAGAGCAAAACATGCATGCAGCACATTGAGTTAcaatgaactgcttgattttttgcaccaggagtggcaaaaattatgactggtgaaggagaacatgccaagatgcatgaaaactgtgattaaaaacctttattccaccaaatattgatttcggaagtctttcttcttatttttttttaattctgaaaaCTTCATTAAtataaacctgttttctttgtgttatgtGAGGGCtggtcttttttgtcatttcagctatttcttgttttctgcaaataaatgctgtaaatggcaatatttgtatttgaaatttgggagaaatgttgtctgtagtttatagaatgaaacaacaatgtttattttactcaaacataaacctttaaatagattcagaaactaaagtggtctcttatttttttccagagctgtatatatcctCGATGTACAAAGAAGCTGTATTTCCAAGAAAATCAATGTTTCAAAAGTTgttgctgtttttgttgtttttgcaatTTGCAATATTGCACTCTTAACATCCATTGAACTGAAAAGAGGAAGCTAAAGAGGAAACACTTGGTGCAGGAGGAAACATGCCAGCAAGAAGGGAAAGTGATTATGGAGCAATGTTGAATCCTCACTCTGTGTTTATGACACAACTAAGTGCATTTTGTTTCTGTGTTACAGGAATTGTTTCTCAATATATAGTACTCAAAAGTTTCCTGGAGAAGTGAAAAAAGAGCTTTATATTTCAGTAATGAAGCATACAGCTCAATGTTTAGTGACAAATGTCAAATGTTATTTATGGTATtatgatatttactgatatttacaACAAAGGTTGGCCACTTTATCATAAACACTTACCACACAGCTGAACtttacagacatatatatactAGTTCCATGAAGGAAAAGGGTAAAGCATAGGACCACCTCTGACAGACATTAGATATTTGTACCACTCTCTGCCAGAGACCTTATTAACGAGGAGATCAGCCACTGGCTGCAATATTAATGGTAGTTCTGTAAAGCTATTTATGGCAGCCACTCAAAGATAATGTCACCAACTTCAACAGCCTTGCTCAATGTAGAGATCTGCACAGGTGCAGTTGTCATAACAAGCTGAAAAATCACTGCATTACTGTTACTTATTGAGTCAAACACTACAAcctgtttatttagtttttatcagattttatcactGAAATTTTATCATtgaaaatatgtttctgaaatggtAATCCAACACTTatgtacaatattttattaatatatttaatatattaattttatttattactgttaatAACTGCTCGGCAGCAATTCAAATATCTCAATTG is a genomic window containing:
- the f13a1b gene encoding coagulation factor XIII A chain, which translates into the protein MEDQEFCELLETPEATETPAATATPAATAAPAATATPAGPAATPAGPAARPRQVSHRGRSVALAATSNKVDEQIPEFEPFMLLPRGPPPLNEYLDIWDVDMVKQPHEVNKQRHHTNLYANDYLIVRRAQQFQIKITFNRPYKPKEDKFALEFVMGASPQYSKGTYIPVFPTEERQSIWRGQVIETSDNVVTMGITTAPDCIVGKYGLYVAVVTPYGIRRTKRDPALDHYIICNPWSPADSVFLDDEEQRDEYVLNELGIIYHGAYDDISERAWNYGQFEFGILDACLFIMDKADMPLTNRGDPIKISRKASAMVNSRDDDGVLVGNWSGDYMYGVAPTSWTGSAEILLNYSASGGMPVCYAQCWVYAAVFNTFLRCLGIPSRVVTNYFSAHDNDGNLKMDIILDDNGKVDRGRTRDSIWNYHCWTECYMSRPDLPEGFGGWQVVDATPQETSDGMYRCGPASVAAIKHGQVCYPYDAPFVFAEVNSDVVFYRRSKEGTLQPVKVNTSHVGRMVLTKAVLHDGRKDITDQYKFPEGTPEERRVLEKAEEFGCQREKASVPEADVDVEISAQEVQLGDDFQLELVFTNRSSQRRVVDAYISGTVVYYTGVPSAEVVFQTPTVELDPQQSKKEKVLVRSKDYQSKLVGQGNLHFITTGKVKETSQIITAMRLIIVHNPKLTVQVTGSPKVSEEMYVTVEFTNPFKFSLENVYVRLEGPGILSINTKMYRIIAPGSSITWTEHFSPRRAGPTKLMASLDCSALRQVYGEVEVTIQP